In Sphingomonas psychrotolerans, the following proteins share a genomic window:
- a CDS encoding DUF2147 domain-containing protein produces the protein MLLTLIGLTLAAASPQSADAAVGRWKTETRGGIIEIKRCGASICGRALTSDALRTNPNLKDTRNSNTALRNRPLRGLQILSGFSASGGGWTGGKIYNAEDGKTYGSDVTPSGANQLKVRGCVFKPFCKTQTWTRVR, from the coding sequence ATGTTGCTTACCCTGATCGGACTAACCCTTGCGGCGGCCAGCCCCCAATCGGCCGACGCCGCAGTGGGTCGTTGGAAGACCGAGACGCGCGGCGGGATCATCGAGATCAAACGCTGCGGCGCGTCGATCTGCGGCCGGGCTCTCACCTCGGATGCGCTGCGGACGAACCCGAACCTGAAGGATACCAGGAATTCGAACACGGCACTACGCAACCGGCCGCTGCGCGGGCTCCAGATCCTGAGCGGCTTCTCGGCGAGCGGCGGCGGCTGGACCGGCGGCAAGATCTACAATGCCGAGGACGGCAAGACCTATGGCTCGGACGTGACGCCCTCCGGTGCCAACCAGCTCAAGGTTCGCGGCTGCGTTTTCAAGCCCTTCTGCAAGACCCAGACCTGGACCCGCGTCCGCTGA
- a CDS encoding OmpP1/FadL family transporter, producing the protein MSTLKLSLAAATTLAGSIGFAASANAQAFYLPEQSARAAGRAFSGEVADTGAASLWWNPASIAGATEGEATISASLILPRGEVTDTGTLIRRPGGSFAPVGGDATTRNPINKGVLPSGAIAIPLGDRVAFGLAVTSPYSFTTDYPETSWARYSALKTQLRTIDIQPSLAVAVTDWLRVGAGVNVEYTDASLANALPNVSAALPDGKQELKGDGWDLGWSAGFQMHNDAVTIGLSYKSAIKHNLKGDLEVSGLVGPLAGSNLTLSDITANFYTPAQVIVGGRFRLSDRFTLNGQAVHYQWSKFDAIRIGAPVNQAIPENYRDTWSLATGFDYAVSDKLTVRAGVQRTQTPTRDGERDARVPDSDRWNYGVGASYALTPKFTLDAGANYVDFEDATIDRVTAAYPGTAAQTPILTSGELHDARALVFSLGGRMRF; encoded by the coding sequence ATGTCGACTCTCAAGCTTTCGCTCGCCGCCGCAACCACGCTGGCGGGCTCGATCGGTTTCGCCGCCTCGGCCAATGCCCAGGCCTTTTATCTCCCCGAACAGTCTGCGCGCGCAGCGGGGCGGGCTTTCTCCGGCGAGGTTGCGGATACCGGCGCCGCGTCGCTCTGGTGGAATCCCGCGTCGATCGCCGGCGCCACAGAAGGCGAGGCGACGATCAGCGCCTCGCTGATCCTGCCGCGCGGCGAAGTGACCGACACCGGCACGCTGATCCGCCGCCCGGGCGGCAGCTTCGCCCCCGTCGGCGGCGATGCCACCACGCGCAATCCGATCAACAAGGGGGTGCTGCCATCGGGCGCGATCGCGATTCCCCTGGGTGACCGCGTCGCCTTCGGTCTCGCGGTCACGTCGCCGTACAGCTTCACCACCGATTATCCCGAGACCAGCTGGGCACGCTACAGCGCGCTCAAGACTCAGCTGCGCACGATCGACATCCAGCCCTCGCTCGCAGTGGCGGTGACCGACTGGCTGCGCGTCGGCGCGGGCGTCAATGTCGAATATACCGATGCCAGTCTCGCCAATGCACTGCCCAATGTGTCGGCGGCCTTGCCCGACGGAAAGCAGGAGCTGAAGGGCGACGGCTGGGATCTCGGCTGGAGCGCGGGCTTCCAGATGCACAATGATGCCGTGACGATCGGCCTCAGCTACAAATCGGCGATCAAGCACAACCTCAAGGGCGACCTCGAGGTCAGCGGGCTCGTCGGGCCGCTGGCGGGGTCGAATCTGACGCTGTCCGATATCACGGCCAATTTCTACACGCCGGCGCAGGTAATCGTCGGCGGGCGCTTTCGGCTGAGCGACCGGTTCACGCTCAACGGGCAGGCCGTCCACTACCAGTGGAGCAAGTTCGACGCGATCCGGATCGGCGCACCGGTCAACCAGGCGATCCCCGAAAATTATCGCGACACGTGGAGCCTCGCGACGGGGTTCGATTATGCTGTTTCGGACAAACTCACGGTGCGGGCCGGCGTGCAGCGTACCCAGACCCCGACGCGCGATGGTGAGCGCGATGCGCGCGTGCCCGATTCGGATCGCTGGAATTACGGTGTCGGCGCTTCCTACGCGCTGACTCCCAAATTCACGCTCGATGCCGGCGCCAATTATGTCGACTTCGAGGACGCGACGATCGACCGAGTCACCGCGGCCTATCCGGGCACGGCGGCGCAGACGCCGATCCTTACCTCGGGCGAATTGCACGACGCGCGCGCGCTGGTCTTCTCGCTCGGCGGACGCATGCGCTTCTGA
- a CDS encoding (2Fe-2S)-binding protein, protein MATDFTLNGKPASFDGDPETPLLYVLRDHLGLTGTKYGCGVAQCGACTVHLDGKNRRSCVTPVSMVGGRQVVTIEGVAGKEATAVQNAWVAIDVPQCGFCQSGQVMSAVGLLKIKKKPSDKDIDAAMAGNICRCATYARIRQAIKDAANAMEA, encoded by the coding sequence ATGGCCACCGATTTCACGCTCAACGGCAAGCCGGCGTCGTTCGACGGGGATCCCGAGACACCCTTGCTCTATGTGCTGCGCGACCATCTCGGGCTGACCGGCACCAAATATGGCTGCGGCGTCGCCCAGTGCGGCGCCTGCACCGTCCATCTCGACGGCAAGAACCGGCGCTCCTGCGTGACTCCGGTTTCGATGGTCGGCGGCAGGCAGGTCGTCACGATCGAGGGCGTCGCCGGCAAGGAAGCCACAGCGGTGCAAAACGCCTGGGTGGCGATCGACGTGCCGCAATGCGGCTTTTGCCAGTCGGGGCAGGTGATGTCGGCGGTCGGGCTGCTCAAGATCAAGAAAAAGCCGAGCGACAAGGACATCGACGCAGCGATGGCGGGCAATATCTGCCGCTGCGCCACCTACGCCCGGATCCGCCAGGCGATCAAAGACGCCGCCAATGCAATGGAGGCCTGA
- a CDS encoding xanthine dehydrogenase family protein molybdopterin-binding subunit, with the protein MNAITPTRRGFLQSSGLVLGMALPLGQAARAAGQTTGLPFAPNAFVRVGTDNLVTVIIKHVEFGQGPATGLATLVADEMDADWGQIRVEMAPANDPLYKNLAFGTMGTGGSSAISNSWIQMRTAGASARAMLVEAAAKRWGVPAASIKVSKGVVSSGARKARFGELAADAAQLKPPEKPVLKTPDQFTLIGKDTPKVDSVAKTNGTAMFTMDIQRPGMVHTAIAHPPAFGGTVKSVIDTAALAVPGVLGVKTIPQGVVVYARDGYAARKGAAALDVTWDLSKAEKRTSDELYAQFAEASEQPGKQVEKIGDTAAALKGAGKKLEAVYQFPYLAHAPMEPLDAVIEMNGDRLHVWMGSQFQVGELGAICGTLGVPMEKAALHEQYAGGSFGRRATPTMEFAVEAAAAFKAWGKGPVKHVWTRENDIRGGRYRPLAVHTIRGGLDPAGNIVAWDQVVAAQSFFKNTPMEGMGIRNGVDDALTEGIAESYKFANQYIGQHIMEVGVPTLWWRSVGNTHTAYAVETFIDELLVMGGKDPVAGRLALMEDPRTRAVLAKAAEIAGWGKKPPAGRARGVAAWKSFGSYVAQVAEVSKGADGLPKVHKVWCAVDCGIAVNPNVIRAQMESGIGYGLGHALYSEVELGEGGIVKQSNFDSYRSLRISEMPEVEVAIIASDKNPTGVGEPGLPPIAPAVANAWRKLTGKAVRRLPFTVGGKA; encoded by the coding sequence ATGAACGCCATCACGCCAACCCGCCGCGGCTTCCTCCAGTCCTCGGGTCTCGTGCTCGGCATGGCATTGCCGCTGGGTCAGGCGGCGAGGGCCGCGGGGCAGACGACGGGGCTGCCCTTCGCGCCCAACGCGTTCGTGCGGGTGGGGACGGACAATCTCGTCACGGTGATCATCAAACATGTCGAGTTCGGCCAGGGGCCGGCGACCGGCCTCGCCACCTTGGTGGCCGACGAAATGGACGCCGATTGGGGCCAGATCCGCGTCGAGATGGCGCCCGCCAACGACCCGCTCTACAAGAACCTCGCTTTCGGCACGATGGGCACCGGCGGCTCCTCGGCGATCTCGAACAGCTGGATCCAGATGCGCACCGCCGGGGCCTCGGCGAGAGCGATGCTGGTCGAAGCGGCGGCGAAGCGCTGGGGCGTGCCGGCCGCATCGATCAAGGTGTCGAAGGGCGTGGTTTCGAGCGGGGCGCGCAAGGCGCGCTTCGGCGAACTGGCGGCGGACGCGGCGCAGCTGAAGCCGCCCGAAAAGCCGGTGCTCAAGACCCCCGACCAGTTCACTCTGATCGGCAAGGACACACCCAAGGTCGACAGCGTCGCCAAGACCAACGGCACTGCGATGTTTACCATGGACATCCAGCGGCCCGGCATGGTCCACACCGCGATTGCCCATCCGCCGGCGTTCGGCGGCACGGTCAAATCGGTGATCGACACCGCGGCGCTCGCAGTGCCCGGCGTGCTGGGAGTGAAGACCATCCCGCAGGGCGTGGTCGTCTATGCGCGCGACGGCTATGCGGCGCGGAAGGGCGCCGCGGCGCTCGATGTCACCTGGGACCTCTCCAAAGCCGAGAAACGCACCAGCGACGAGCTCTACGCCCAGTTCGCCGAGGCGAGCGAACAGCCGGGCAAGCAGGTCGAGAAGATCGGCGACACCGCGGCGGCGCTGAAAGGGGCGGGCAAGAAGCTCGAGGCGGTCTACCAATTCCCGTATCTGGCGCACGCGCCGATGGAGCCGCTGGACGCCGTGATCGAGATGAACGGCGATCGGCTCCATGTGTGGATGGGCAGCCAGTTCCAGGTCGGCGAGCTTGGCGCGATCTGCGGGACCTTGGGCGTGCCCATGGAGAAGGCAGCGCTGCACGAGCAATATGCCGGGGGCAGCTTCGGGCGGCGCGCCACCCCGACGATGGAGTTCGCGGTCGAGGCCGCGGCGGCGTTCAAGGCGTGGGGCAAGGGCCCGGTCAAGCACGTCTGGACTCGCGAGAACGACATTCGCGGCGGCCGCTATCGCCCGCTGGCGGTGCATACGATCCGCGGCGGGCTCGATCCGGCGGGCAATATCGTCGCCTGGGATCAGGTCGTCGCCGCGCAGAGCTTCTTCAAGAACACCCCGATGGAGGGGATGGGCATACGGAACGGCGTCGACGATGCCCTCACCGAGGGGATTGCCGAGAGCTATAAATTCGCCAACCAATATATCGGCCAGCACATCATGGAGGTGGGCGTGCCGACGCTGTGGTGGCGGTCGGTGGGCAATACCCATACCGCCTATGCGGTCGAGACCTTCATCGACGAACTGCTCGTCATGGGCGGCAAGGATCCGGTCGCCGGGCGGCTCGCACTGATGGAGGATCCGCGGACCAGGGCAGTGCTCGCCAAGGCCGCCGAGATCGCCGGCTGGGGCAAAAAGCCGCCCGCGGGTCGTGCACGCGGCGTCGCGGCGTGGAAGAGCTTCGGTTCGTATGTTGCGCAGGTCGCCGAAGTGTCGAAGGGCGCCGACGGGCTGCCCAAAGTGCATAAGGTGTGGTGCGCGGTGGATTGCGGGATCGCAGTCAATCCCAATGTGATCCGCGCGCAGATGGAGAGCGGCATCGGCTACGGTCTCGGCCACGCGCTCTATTCCGAGGTCGAATTGGGCGAGGGCGGGATCGTCAAACAGAGCAATTTCGACAGCTATCGTTCGCTCAGAATCAGCGAGATGCCCGAAGTCGAAGTCGCGATCATCGCATCGGACAAGAACCCGACCGGCGTGGGAGAGCCCGGGCTGCCGCCGATTGCGCCCGCCGTCGCCAATGCGTGGCGCAAGCTCACCGGCAAGGCCGTGCGGCGGCTTCCGTTCACCGTGGGAGGCAAGGCATGA
- a CDS encoding Isoquinoline 1-oxidoreductase subunit, with the protein MKAGALALGAAALTLGLAIASQAREQKVEGLKPVSAFAGIADPAARSTAIFTEMGKVIQHPRCVNCHPRTDRPLQGDAQEPHNPPVSRGPADKGMAGLECATCHGPRNVAFANGTGSIPGHPEWHVAPIEMAWEGKTLGQICQQIKDRKRNGGKTLEQIVEHNAHDSLVGWGWNPGPGRAPVPGTQAQFGELSRAWLASGAKCPAG; encoded by the coding sequence ATGAAGGCGGGCGCACTCGCACTCGGCGCCGCGGCGCTGACTCTCGGGCTAGCGATCGCCAGCCAGGCGCGCGAGCAGAAGGTGGAAGGGCTAAAGCCCGTCAGCGCCTTTGCCGGCATCGCCGATCCGGCCGCGCGCTCGACTGCGATCTTCACCGAGATGGGCAAGGTGATCCAGCATCCGCGCTGCGTGAACTGCCACCCGCGCACCGATCGCCCGCTCCAGGGCGATGCGCAGGAGCCGCACAACCCGCCGGTCTCGCGCGGGCCCGCGGACAAGGGCATGGCGGGGCTCGAATGCGCCACCTGCCACGGGCCGCGCAACGTCGCTTTCGCCAATGGCACCGGCAGCATTCCCGGACATCCCGAGTGGCACGTCGCGCCGATCGAGATGGCGTGGGAAGGCAAGACGCTCGGCCAGATCTGTCAGCAGATCAAGGATCGCAAGCGCAATGGCGGCAAGACGCTGGAGCAGATCGTCGAACATAATGCGCATGACAGCCTGGTCGGCTGGGGCTGGAATCCCGGGCCGGGCCGCGCGCCGGTGCCGGGGACGCAGGCGCAGTTCGGCGAGTTGAGCCGGGCCTGGTTGGCGAGTGGGGCGAAGTGCCCAGCGGGTTAA
- a CDS encoding rhodanese-like domain-containing protein — MLLALALLLALPDDPAPNPQIDYAAFTTLTGNVRTLRAGRLLRFEAFKAKAAENGALLLDARSADKFAEGHIAGAINLPLTDFTAEALAEALGPNRDRPILIYCNNNFSNHRAPVMLKNAALALNIQTFINLVGYGYPNVWELGDVVDFNDPKVGWTSGAPANGGS; from the coding sequence ATGCTGCTCGCTCTTGCCTTGCTGCTCGCGCTTCCCGACGATCCCGCGCCCAACCCGCAAATCGACTATGCCGCCTTCACGACGCTTACCGGCAACGTCCGGACACTACGCGCCGGCCGGCTGCTGCGGTTCGAGGCGTTCAAGGCCAAAGCGGCGGAGAACGGCGCATTGCTTCTCGACGCGCGCTCGGCGGACAAGTTCGCCGAAGGGCATATCGCCGGCGCGATCAATCTTCCGCTCACCGATTTCACCGCCGAGGCGCTGGCGGAAGCGCTCGGCCCCAATCGCGACCGTCCGATCCTGATCTACTGCAACAACAATTTCTCGAACCACCGCGCCCCGGTGATGCTCAAGAACGCCGCGCTCGCGCTCAACATCCAGACCTTCATCAACCTTGTCGGCTATGGCTATCCGAACGTCTGGGAGCTCGGCGACGTAGTGGATTTCAACGATCCGAAGGTGGGTTGGACATCCGGCGCCCCCGCAAACGGGGGAAGCTGA
- a CDS encoding amino acid permease, with amino-acid sequence MASLFRLKQIVAEADRPHAHRLQRTLSWPHLVALGVGAIVGTGILTLIGVGADRAGPAVIVSFVVAGAICACAALAYAEMATMIPASGSAYTYSYVVLGEIIAWVVGWSLLAEYTLVVATVAVGWSGYSVGFLESLGVHLPAALTHGPVMAGWQVVEWGVNLPALFIVAVVAGLLIVGTRESATLNAVLVVVKLIALAVFVAVAFPHFDAANFEPFAPFGFTKAMSADGVERGVMAAAAIIFFAFYGFDAISTAAEEAKNPSRDLAIGIVGSMIACVAIYMLVALAAVGALNYTRFADSPEPLALILREIGQPRTAAFLAASAVIALPTVILAFLYGQSRIFFVMARDRMLPESLATVSRRGTPVRITIFTAAVVTFFAAFFPIDQIAALANAGTLTAFAAVGICMLVMRRRAPQAVRPFRAPAAWLVGLGAAFGCLYLFTSLPHQTQLLFGAWNLIGLLLYFGYARRNVDKGAA; translated from the coding sequence ATGGCCAGCCTGTTTCGCCTGAAGCAGATCGTCGCGGAGGCGGATCGGCCGCACGCACATCGCCTCCAGCGTACGCTCTCATGGCCGCATCTTGTCGCGCTGGGCGTCGGCGCGATCGTCGGGACGGGTATCCTGACATTGATCGGAGTCGGTGCCGATCGCGCGGGTCCGGCGGTGATCGTGTCGTTCGTCGTCGCAGGGGCGATCTGCGCGTGCGCGGCGCTGGCTTATGCCGAGATGGCGACGATGATCCCCGCCTCGGGCAGCGCCTATACCTATAGCTATGTGGTGCTCGGCGAGATCATCGCCTGGGTGGTCGGGTGGAGCCTGCTCGCCGAATATACCCTGGTCGTCGCGACGGTGGCGGTCGGCTGGTCGGGCTATTCGGTCGGCTTTCTCGAGAGCCTCGGCGTGCATCTTCCCGCGGCGCTCACCCATGGCCCGGTAATGGCGGGCTGGCAGGTCGTCGAATGGGGCGTCAACTTGCCTGCATTGTTCATCGTCGCGGTCGTCGCGGGGCTGCTGATCGTCGGCACGCGCGAAAGCGCGACGCTCAACGCCGTGCTCGTCGTGGTGAAGCTGATCGCGCTCGCGGTGTTCGTCGCGGTGGCCTTCCCGCATTTCGACGCCGCCAATTTTGAGCCCTTCGCGCCGTTCGGCTTCACCAAGGCGATGAGCGCGGACGGCGTCGAGCGCGGGGTGATGGCGGCGGCGGCGATCATCTTCTTCGCCTTTTACGGCTTCGATGCGATCTCGACCGCGGCGGAGGAAGCCAAAAATCCGAGCCGCGATCTGGCGATCGGCATCGTCGGTTCGATGATCGCGTGCGTCGCGATCTACATGCTGGTGGCATTGGCGGCGGTGGGGGCGCTGAACTACACCCGCTTCGCCGACAGCCCCGAGCCGCTCGCCTTGATCCTGCGCGAGATCGGCCAGCCGCGCACCGCCGCGTTCCTCGCTGCTTCGGCGGTGATTGCGTTGCCGACGGTGATCCTCGCGTTCCTCTACGGCCAGAGCCGAATCTTCTTCGTGATGGCGCGCGATCGCATGCTGCCCGAGAGCCTGGCGACCGTCTCGCGGCGGGGGACGCCGGTGCGGATCACGATCTTCACCGCCGCTGTGGTGACCTTCTTCGCGGCGTTCTTCCCGATCGATCAGATCGCCGCATTGGCTAATGCCGGCACGCTCACCGCCTTTGCCGCGGTGGGGATCTGCATGCTGGTGATGCGCCGCCGGGCTCCGCAAGCCGTGCGCCCGTTCCGCGCGCCGGCGGCGTGGCTGGTCGGGCTCGGTGCGGCGTTCGGCTGTCTCTATCTTTTCACAAGCTTGCCGCATCAGACGCAATTGTTGTTCGGCGCGTGGAACCTGATCGGGCTGCTGCTCTATTTCGGCTATGCGCGGCGCAATGTGGACAAGGGGGCGGCATGA
- the mtnP gene encoding S-methyl-5'-thioadenosine phosphorylase has translation MSGWTIGIIGGSGLYDVEGIEGGAWVETASPWGTPSDACFVGQVGHVRVVFLPRHGRGHRISPSELNPRANVDILKRLGVTDVLAVSSVGSLVEDRPPGSFTIADQFIDRTKGRPSSFFGTGMVAHVSMADPVCPRLSALAADAARAAGAETHVGGTYLAMEGPQFSTRAESHLYRNWGCQIIGMTGMPEAKLAREAELPYALVGMVTDYDCWREGEEAVDVAQVIAQLSANAAKARAMVMHLLRNLPAERPASPIDTCLDAALITAPSARDADLLAKLDAVAGRALG, from the coding sequence ATGAGCGGCTGGACGATCGGGATCATCGGCGGCTCGGGGCTCTACGACGTCGAGGGCATCGAAGGTGGTGCGTGGGTCGAGACTGCGAGCCCGTGGGGTACGCCATCGGATGCCTGCTTCGTCGGGCAGGTCGGGCATGTTCGCGTGGTGTTTCTGCCGCGGCACGGGCGGGGGCACCGGATCAGCCCGTCGGAGCTCAACCCGCGCGCCAATGTGGACATACTCAAGCGGCTCGGAGTCACCGATGTGCTCGCGGTGTCGTCGGTGGGCAGCCTCGTCGAGGATCGCCCGCCGGGGAGCTTCACGATCGCCGATCAATTCATCGACCGGACCAAAGGGCGGCCGTCGAGCTTCTTCGGGACGGGCATGGTCGCGCATGTCTCGATGGCCGATCCGGTGTGTCCGCGCCTCTCTGCGCTGGCTGCCGACGCGGCGCGAGCGGCAGGGGCCGAGACGCATGTCGGCGGAACCTATCTGGCGATGGAGGGACCGCAATTCTCGACCCGCGCGGAAAGTCACCTCTATCGCAACTGGGGCTGCCAGATCATCGGGATGACCGGCATGCCCGAGGCGAAGCTCGCGCGCGAGGCCGAGCTTCCCTATGCGCTGGTCGGGATGGTAACCGATTATGATTGCTGGCGCGAAGGCGAGGAAGCAGTCGATGTCGCGCAAGTGATCGCGCAGCTCTCCGCCAACGCGGCCAAGGCGCGCGCAATGGTGATGCACTTGCTGCGCAATTTGCCGGCGGAGCGGCCGGCTTCGCCGATCGACACTTGCCTCGACGCGGCGCTGATCACCGCGCCTTCCGCGCGCGACGCCGATCTGTTGGCGAAGCTAGATGCCGTGGCGGGGCGTGCGCTGGGCTAA
- a CDS encoding DUF6916 family protein, with product MLGGTAAVACVGPLAVAQLARAPLPSRKSPAPTSAQSEVAEWENLVGASFLVGGEAGKAVAKLVMVERPAIDPKRPAGLARFQPFTAWFEMEARLAPAGQRTYKVAHPTRGLIDLFLGRGADRRGKAVVYALFN from the coding sequence GTGCTGGGCGGGACCGCCGCTGTGGCGTGCGTTGGGCCGCTGGCCGTGGCGCAATTGGCGCGCGCGCCGCTGCCGTCGCGCAAGAGCCCGGCGCCGACGTCTGCGCAGAGCGAAGTGGCCGAGTGGGAAAATCTGGTCGGCGCCAGCTTCCTCGTCGGCGGCGAAGCAGGCAAGGCAGTCGCGAAGCTGGTCATGGTCGAGCGTCCGGCGATCGACCCGAAGCGCCCCGCCGGGCTGGCGCGCTTCCAGCCCTTCACGGCGTGGTTCGAGATGGAGGCGCGTCTCGCGCCAGCGGGCCAGCGGACCTACAAGGTCGCGCATCCGACCAGGGGCCTGATCGATCTGTTCCTCGGCCGCGGTGCGGACAGGCGCGGCAAGGCAGTCGTGTACGCGCTGTTCAACTAG
- a CDS encoding FKBP-type peptidyl-prolyl cis-trans isomerase, whose translation MKNAKFVGLGLALVLAGTAAVAVAMQAGGSQDHSQDAAWHNQQMLALAQLKASDGWQSLPGNLRWRRIKGDGSGKHPTVQDVVKIHYAGTLIDGTEFDSSFTRGEPATFPLGALIPAWQMAVPMMGVGDTIEIASPSDLAYGPVGKGPIPGGATLLFKIELLGIGE comes from the coding sequence TTGAAGAACGCGAAATTCGTCGGGCTTGGCCTCGCATTGGTGCTGGCCGGCACGGCGGCGGTGGCAGTGGCGATGCAGGCCGGCGGCAGCCAGGACCATTCGCAGGACGCGGCATGGCACAACCAGCAGATGCTGGCGCTCGCGCAATTGAAGGCGAGCGACGGCTGGCAATCGCTTCCCGGCAATTTGCGCTGGCGGCGGATCAAGGGCGACGGTTCGGGCAAGCATCCGACCGTGCAGGACGTGGTCAAGATCCACTATGCCGGCACCTTGATCGACGGGACCGAGTTCGACAGCTCCTTCACCCGCGGCGAGCCCGCGACCTTCCCGCTGGGCGCGCTTATCCCTGCCTGGCAAATGGCGGTGCCGATGATGGGGGTGGGCGATACGATCGAGATCGCCTCGCCCTCCGACCTCGCTTACGGCCCGGTGGGCAAGGGGCCGATCCCGGGCGGAGCGACCTTGTTGTTCAAGATCGAATTGCTGGGGATCGGGGAGTAA